A single window of Plasmodium reichenowi strain SY57 chromosome 14, whole genome shotgun sequence DNA harbors:
- a CDS encoding ubiquitin carboxyl-terminal hydrolase isozyme L3 has protein sequence MAKNDIWTPLESNPDSLYLYSCKLGQSKLKFVDIYGFNNDLLDMIPQPVHAVIFLYPLNVNIVSENSTNDKQNLKENFDNVWFIKQYIPNSCGTIALLHLYGNLRNKFELDKDSVLEDFFNKVNEMSAEKRGQELKNNKSIENLHHEFCGQVENRDDILDVDTHFIVFVQIDGKIIELDGRKDHPTVHCFTNGDNFLYDTGKIIQDKFIEKCKDDLRFSALAVIPNDNFDII, from the exons ATGGCAAAGAATGATATTTGGACACCTTTAGAGTCCAATCCCgattctttatatttatattcatgtAAACTTGGACAGtcaaaattaaaatttgtGGACATCTATGgttttaataatgatttattGGATATG ATTCCACAACCTGTTCACGCggttatatttttatatcctctaaatgttaatata GTTTCTGAAAACAGTACCAATGACAAGCAAAATTTGAAAGAAAATTTTGATAACGTCTGGTTTATAAAAcaa tACATTCCAAACTCATGTGGAACCATAGCCTTGTTACATTTATACGGAAATTTAAGGAATAAATTCGAACTAG ATAAGGATTCTGTTTTGGAagatttttttaataaagtTAATGAGATGTCTGCCGAAAAAAGAGGACag GAGTTGAAAAATAACAAAAGTATTGAAAATTTACATCACGAGTTTTGTGGACAAGTCGAGAATAGGGACGATATTTTAGAC GTTGATACAcattttattgtttttgTGCAAATTGATGGAAAGATCATTGAATTG gaTGGAAGAAAGGATCATCCTACTGTTCACTGTTTTACGAATGGagataattttttatat GATACGGGGAAAATCATACAAGATAAGTTTATTGAAAAATGTAAAGATGATTTAAGATTTTCAGCATTGGCCGTAATACCAAACGATAACTttgatattatatga
- a CDS encoding snRNA-activating protein complex subunit 3, putative: MDESKYFSFQIPIPHFSIDSLFNKDEFDFYKIKYRDDASGLSTRSENDNSNDKEKQEEDCADDESENEKLFMKYLKNIVRKGNKVSSTNWACPEQNEEGERLKEKNDYVEKDKMLEQNNDDDKNDENDELFEENYNNNNNNNNNNDDDDNNIDDNNIDDNNNNYEDIRLLYKKRRVYNKKNNEMIKKNVHLFEKYPNIPIKKELENQWIYQNVKSTFNIKKVRMNKFKEECDKIRKRLKGGKYYDETCEKENFTCENCDGDNTCTHDNTTYKKEYIVKYYNYLIKILLSGIRNPNVHEIINHIVYYNCNNWQYKIDMNILKKIADINTNEKKILNRTKCYIEWLPKMENNTFNKYQIIAKLKQKTISKTFKLVCDFNNTLLKALYINQNLIHKYFSHEKKQIYNNNNNNNNNNNNNNNNNNNNNNNNNNNNIMTNLSSNDIFIISVCFYHPIRGIKIAEYEILSNQTLANLTDVFFCFDTSNYGLPKCDGSLYFIDGILYPDLRSNNAVDYSTSIINFYKMKKMKTNFIKYPYKINQDKAILSQIEIPLFKKCCFLHQGTCEHRIVFNNIRQYNKLRDKHLSKYPLRTFKPNISNKYCISCHKNIAQKIVLDSYLLKENPSYMCNNCFDLFLMDKNNQPIDTSMKYFDYIDDV, encoded by the coding sequence atggaTGAGAGTAAATATTTCTCTTTTCAAATTCCTATTCCTCATTTTTCCATAGATTCCCTATTTAATAAAGACGAATTTgatttttacaaaattaaGTATAGAGATGATGCAAGTGGCTTATCAACACGTTCAGAAAATGATAATTCCAACGATAAGGAAAAGCAAGAAGAAGATTGTGCGGATGACGAGAGCGAAAATGAAAAGCTTTTTATGAAATAtcttaaaaatattgtgagaaaaggaaataaaGTGAGTAGTACAAATTGGGCATGTCCTGAACAGAACGAAGAAGGGGAAAGAttgaaagaaaaaaatgattatgttgaaaaagataaaatgttggaacaaaataatgatgatgataagAATGATGAAAATGACGAACTGTTCgaagaaaattataataataataataataataataataataatgatgatgatgataataacattgatgataataacattgatgataacaataataattatgaagaTATCCGTTTGCTATATAAAAAACGACGGGTatacaacaaaaaaaataatgaaatgataaaaaagaatgtacatctttttgaaaaatatcCAAATATACcgataaaaaaagaattagaAAATCAGTGGATTTATCAAAATGTGAAATCAACATTTAATATCAAAAAAGTGAGAATGAATAAATTTAAAGAAGAATGTGATAAAATTAGGAAAAGACTAAAAGGaggaaaatattatgatgaaacatgtgaaaaagaaaattttaCATGTGAAAATTGTGATGGTGATAATACATGTACACATGATAATACaacttataaaaaagaatatattgtaaaatattataattatcttataaaaatattattatcagGTATAAGAAATCCAAATGTTCATGAAATTATTAATCATATAGTATATTACAATTGTAATAATTGGCAATATAAAATagatatgaatatattaaaaaaaatagctgatattaatactaatgaaaaaaaaatcttaAATCGTACTAAATGTTATATTGAATGGTTACCaaaaatggaaaataatacttttaataaatatcaAATTATAGCCAAATTAAAGCAAAAAACTATATCCAAAACTTTTAAATTAGTATGTGATTTTAATAACACATTATTAAAAgcattatatattaatcaaaatttaatacataaatatttctcTCACGAAAAAAagcaaatatataataataataataataataataataataataataataataacaataataataataataacaataataataacaataataataatataatgacAAATTTAAGTTCaaatgatatttttataatatcagTATGTTTTTATCATCCTATAAGAGGAATAAAAATAGCTGAATATGAAATTTTATCAAATCAAACTTTAGCGAATTTAACAGatgttttcttttgttttgATACTTCGAATTATGGATTACCAAAATGTGACGgttcattatattttattgatGGTATACTTTATCCAGATTTAAGAAGTAATAATGCTGTAGATTATTCTACTagtattattaatttttataaaatgaaaaaaatgaaaacaaattttattaaatatccatataaaataaatcaaGACAAAGCTATACTTAGTCAAATAGAAATACCtctatttaaaaaatgcTGTTTTTTACATCAAGGAACATGTGAACATCGAAttgtttttaataatataagacaatataataaattaagaGATAAACATTTATCCAAATATCCACTTCGAACATTCAAACctaatatatcaaataaatattgtatatCTTGTCATAAAAATATCGCACAAAAAATTGTACTCGATTCATActtattaaaagaaaacCCATCCTATATGTGCAACAACTGTTTTGATTTATTCCTAATggataaaaataatcaacCCATAGATACATCaatgaaatattttgattACATAGACGATGTTTAA
- a CDS encoding hypothetical protein (conserved Plasmodium protein, unknown function), translating to MVHLHKMIDTNIDKSSSNISLERQKNMSYLHKENKDILENLNIYQDKSVPCEKYNDEYTLVGTMDASNGSIKNDNSYDKLYEELYMIRSLNVDMDEETKKKMIIYKNNYINEKGEQIYKKCRLERYNNLHNTECIDEQNVRVHEVEYSDDNEKNENAIIREYHLVKDNITNNLMGLKNQGNFLRNKNEEFEELNDTKTNTKFNEKFCAENFLSLIQTFKNNIRKEKVLNACNENMINLNEQYLDDNRDLENELKMKAEKYIEDEKGRILFDHNDNIVKVKDNDEKGRRRKRKKYMNQYNDNINKQSKICEEEKVDFTKNYNINNEQNIMLHEKYNDNSFNYDIKRNNKSNMNIYNYNTNDFKNIKNEEENINNNINNNINNNINNNILSKKRKTVSFSNINIDTNNQISNAYENNISFNNSMENDNVINIHQTNISQNQEEMNKRNVHQMKRRCYTRNNSTNVSEFISKEVLYNFIKNMSKVAMNPKQLDSSCNEMYEAKEINEFSKGNKRNVPNNTKDNEDLNNDNNNNNNINCSYKDALQYYSSIHDKKNRAFIQNDDDNTSRSKENVTFYEHNNNNLKNINNSIYNNDVNINNTNVFNNKYHEKYNYMNTPNNIMNTYRNNDILEDKYKEYKKPKENTNNYNCSDNNMNTSSFNEHFKYIIKNYIKNKSKDNYAFLNQMLVNNKNKRTSINNSEKENHLKEIINNNNNNNNNNYYYYHNNYHNNYHKNNVNNNNCYNKDNFKIFSGPATDKEIINNFISNIKSMEKAKEKECEAEYNKFINNNYNIRTNSFDNNNKSWNNNNSNRSAIERYVYEILNKFNRTYCNELYKEKHVYQKESIQNDLTKNLKGNNDSLCSFLNEQSKINELNNKEIAPRVSNCLNIREYIKLKRLLHISNEIQDINQNKKDIEKKEEEHIHYNTENVDVMNKTINILNCDENKPNNNRKNIYDIPDNLNNSNNINNLNNSNNINNSNNLNNLNNSNNLNNINNSNNLNNLNISNNLNISNISNISNISNNLHNDHNYSKITESNLTEMYNDYINMYGNKKKKDFIKMIENSSFGPAEYDNNFSNYKVCEGIINNFLNNKSMNSDEKMNQHDVMEILEKYNNYLKLRNYIIPKNIYTISCDHKNENIGSCIYCSKINFKIYKPSSQNDYSNERNNLENSKNEQVLRNHLLYNELFCNYHKLQIKKLNYLSLNDINMKTVRDLDLVGCTNTSCFFHTYRVTSCNEKKCINWNNNYVNSCNIESTDDGKDDNNDKLNRDELNGDNLNGNNLNGDNSNGDNSNNDQLNGDNLNNDQLNGSNINNELNNKDEPNHKQNSAYNNSLKSMIEKFPKEEINELFLKECINSFRFQNNKNMRTKEVLLDTKQLFNDDNNYLKENVCLENDKEYNKCYINTHKNKNTPIKDIRKNHNVNSHTFHINNNTNNNENNNEITYTKEKLKDIKELINLLNLHNDSRIPNDYINQKQIYENKNNNNNNNNNNNRRATSNFVNTYNTRINVLPFHMENRELSRTSTTVSVGYKANILKNNQNKKKNSKTLDVANKRPNNILTQEQWEYIEKIKNYLYATYLKEKDKEHNHILNCNKNSTNTNEKEKEKEKESHSDNQINEHVKRTDDKQMRC from the coding sequence ATGGTGCATCTTCATAAAATGATAGACACAAATATTGATAAAAGCAGTTCTAATATTTCCTTGGAAAGACAAAAGAATATGTCATATTTACATaaggaaaataaagatattctagagaatttaaatatatatcaagATAAATCTGTGCCAtgtgaaaaatataatgatgaatatACTTTAGTTGGTACCATGGATGCGTCTAATGGTTCTATTAAGAATGATAATTCTTATGATAAGTTGTATGAAGAACTTTATATGATCCGTTCCTTGAATGTAGATATGGATGAAGAAAcgaaaaagaaaatgattatttataagaataattatattaatgaaaagGGAGAACAAATATACAAGAAATGTAGATTGGAAcgatataataatttgcATAATACAGAATGTATTGATGAGCAAAATGTGAGAGTACATGAAGTAGAATATTCTGATGATAATgagaaaaatgaaaatgcCATCATTAGAGAATACCATCTTGTTAAGgataatataacaaataatcTTATGGGTTTGAAAAATCAAGGTAATTTcttaagaaataaaaatgaagaatttGAAGAATTAAATGATACGAAAACAAATACAaaatttaatgaaaaattttGTGCAGAAAATTTTTTGTCATTAATACAgacttttaaaaataacataCGTAAGGAAAAGGTGTTAAATGCTTgtaatgaaaatatgattaatttaaatgaacAATATTTAGATGATAATAGGGACTTGGAAAACgaattaaaaatgaaagcagaaaaatatatagagGATGAAAAGGGTcgtatattatttgatcataatgataatattgTAAAGGTTAAAGATAACGACGAAAAGggaagaagaagaaaaagaaaaaaatatatgaatcaatacaatgataatataaataaacaatCCAAAATATGCGAAGAAGAAAAAGTGGATTTcacaaaaaattataacataaataatgaacaaaatattatgttacatgaaaaatataatgacAACTCAtttaattatgatataaaaagaaataataaaagtaatatgaatatatataattataatacaaatgattttaaaaatataaaaaatgaagaggaaaatataaataataatataaataataatataaataataatataaataataatattttatcgaaaaaaagaaaaactGTATCTTTtagtaatataaatatagataCAAATAACCAAATATCAAACgcatatgaaaataatatatcttttaataatagTATGGAAAATGACAAcgttataaatatacatcAAACTAATATATCACAGAATCAAGAAGAAATGAATAAAAGAAATGTTCATCAAATGAAAAGAAGGTGTTATACAAGAAACAATAGCACAAATGTAAGTGAATTTATAAGTAAAGAAGttctttataattttattaaaaatatgagTAAAGTTGCAATGAATCCGAAACAACTAGATTCATCATGTAATGAAATGTATGAAGCgaaagaaataaatgaGTTTTCCAAAGgtaataaaagaaatgtaCCGAATAATACAAAAGATAATGAGGATTTAAACaatgacaataataataataataatattaattgtTCTTATAAAGATGCACttcaatattattcatCCATACatgataagaaaaataGAGCATTTATCCAAAATGATGACGATAATACTAGTCGTTCAAAAGAAAATGTTACATTTTATGAacacaataataataatttaaaaaatataaacaatagcatatataataatgatgtaAATATTAACAATACAAACgtatttaataataaatatcatgaaaaatataattacatGAATACAcctaataatattatgaacaCTTATAGAAATAATGATATACTTGAAGacaaatataaagaatataagaaaccaaaagaaaatacaaataattataattgttcagataataatatgaatacGTCGTCTTTTAATGaacattttaaatatattattaaaaattatattaaaaataaaagtaaagATAATTATGCTTTTTTGAATCAAATGTTggtaaataataaaaataaaaggaCAAGTATTAATAATTCGGAGAAAGAGAATCATCTTAAGGAAATTATaaacaacaacaacaataataataataataattattattattatcataataattatcataataattatcataaaaataatgtaaataataacaattgctataataaggataattttaaaatattcagTGGACCAGCAACagataaagaaattataaataattttatatctaATATAAAATCTATGGAGAAAGCAAAAGAAAAGGAATGTGAAGCAGAATATAATAagtttataaataataattataatatacgAACAAATAGctttgataataataataaaagttggaataataataattccAATAGATCAGCTATTGAAAGATATGTATAtgaaattttaaataaatttaatcGTACATATTGTAATGAActatataaagaaaagcATGTGTATCAAAAAGAGTCCATACAAAATGATCttacaaaaaatttaaaaggAAATAATGATTCTTTatgttcttttttaaatgaacaatctaaaataaatgaactaaataataaagaaattgCACCTAGAGTTTCGAACTGTCTAAATATTCGAGaatacataaaattaaaaagattattacatatatcaAATGAAATTCAAGACATAAAccaaaataaaaaggatataGAAAAGAAGGAAGAAGaacatatacattataACACGGAAAATGTTGATGTAATGAATAAAACGatcaatatattaaattgtgatgaaaataaacctaataataataggaagaatatatatgatatacCGGACAATTTGAACAATTCAAACaatataaacaatttaAACAATTCAAACAATATAAACAATTCAAACAATTTAAACAATTTAAACAATTCAAACAAtttaaacaatataaaCAATTCAAACAATTTAAACAATTTAAACATTTCAAACAATTTAAACATTTCAAACATTTCAAACATTTCAAACATTTCAAACAATTTACATAATGATCATAATTATAGTAAAATAACAGAATCTAATTTAACCGAAATGTATAATGActatattaatatgtatggaaataaaaaaaaaaaagattttattaaaatgataGAAAATTCGTCCTTTGGACCTGCAGAATATGATAACaatttttcaaattatAAAGTATGTGAAGGAATTATAAACAATTttcttaataataaatctaTGAATTCAgatgaaaaaatgaatCAGCATGATGTTATGGAAATATTGgagaaatataataattatttgaaattaagaaattatattattccaaaaaatatttatactaTTTCATGTGatcataaaaatgaaaatatagGTTCTTGTATTTATTgttcaaaaataaattttaagATTTATAAACCTTCTTCGCAAAATGATTATTCAAATGAAAGAAACAATTTAGAAAATAGTAAAAATGAACAAGTATTAAGGAatcatcttttatataatgaacTGTTCTGTAATTATCACAAActtcaaataaaaaagttgaattatttatcattaaaCGATATTAATATGAAGACTGTGCGTGATTTAGATTTAGTTGGATGTACGAATACGAGTTGTTTCTTTCATACATATCGTGTCACTAGTtgtaatgaaaaaaaatgcaTTAATTggaataataattatgttaaTTCTTGTAATATTGAAAGTACTGATGATGGTAaggatgataataatgacaaATTAAATCGTGATGAATTAAATGGTGATAATTTAAATggtaataatttaaatggTGATAATTCAAATGGTgataattcaaataatgATCAATTAAATGgtgataatttaaataatgatcAATTAAATGGTtctaatataaataatgaacTAAATAATAAGGATGAACCTAACCATAAACAAAATAGtgcatataataattcattGAAGAGTATGATAGAAAAATTTCCAAAGgaagaaataaatgaattGTTTCTAAAAGAGTGCATTAATTCGTTTAGATTTCAgaacaataaaaatatgagaACAAAGGAAGTGTTATTAGATACTAAACAATTATTTAATGAcgataataattatttaaaagaaaatgtatgcttagaaaatgataaagaatataacaagtgttatataaatacacataaaaacaaaaatacACCCATTAAAGATATTAGAAAGAATCATAATGTGAATAGTCATACGTtccatataaataataacacaaacaataatgaaaataataatgaaataacatatactaaagagaaattaaaagatataaaagaattaattaATCTATTAAATCTACATAATGATTCAAGAATACCaaatgattatattaatcaaaaacaaatatacgaaaataaaaataacaataataataataataataataataatcgAAGGGCTACTAGCAATTTTGTAAATACTTATAACACAAGAATAAATGTGCTTCCTTTTCATATGGAAAATCGAGAATTATCTAGAACCTCTACCACAGTTTCTGTAGGTTATAAAGCAAATATCcttaaaaataatcaaaacaagaaaaaaaatagtaaAACTTTGGATGTAGCAAATAAAAGACCAAATAATATACTTACTCAGGAACAATGGgaatatatagaaaaaattaaaaactACCTCTATGCTACctatttaaaagaaaaggatAAGGAACACaatcatattttaaattgtaataaaaatagtacaaatacaaatgaaaaagaaaaagaaaaagaaaaagaaagtCATAGTGATAATCAAATCAATGAACATGTAAAACGAACAGATGATAAACAAATGAGATGTTGA
- a CDS encoding apicoplast ribosomal protein S10 precursor, putative (transcript variant 1; alternatively spliced), which produces MNVVIYIFSFLTLYNIFSSYVSNAFKIKYSPSFATFRVWKNDTRRISKLYNNLDKVNNDLKKKDIIKKWTENYHLRIILSSYFSDHLQKAIFNVKEKLSQYPQFIVAGPIPQKTIRKRFTFLRSPHVDKDSREQFEIKQYSCKLDIFLNSSVPIKNSELKLPRFVGFEYYFEENYKGLSKEEVQKLKKKKYVSKYYTNLYNAEEKKKYVDLLLDNSKYMNVKLPRNFFELYKFPLEILKHYYKKTMEKKKWYHENEELMKKIESLSFD; this is translated from the exons atgaatgtagtcatttatatcttttcctttttgacattatataatattttttcttcttatgTAAGTAATgcttttaaaataaaatattctcCAAGTTTTGCGACTTTTAGGGTGTGGAAAAATGATACAAGAAGGAtatcaaaattatataataat TTGGATAAAGTAAAtaatgatttaaaaaagaaagatataataaaaaaatggacTGAGAATTATCATTTACGAATAATATTAAGTTCTTATTTTTCTGATCATTTACAAAAAGCTATTTTTAATGTTAAGGAAAAATTAAGTCAATATCCTCAGTTCATTGTAGCAGGCCCAATTCCCCAAAAGACAATAAGAAAGAG ATTTACCTTTTTGAGATCTCCCCATGTGGATAAAGACAGTAGAGAGCAATTCGAAATAAAACAGTACTCTTGCAAATtagatatttttttgaactCATCTGTTCCTATAAAGAATTCTGAAT TGAAATTACCCAGATTTGTGGGTTTTGAATACTACTTTGAAGAGAATTATAAAGGTTTGTCAAAAGAAGAAGTACAAAAActaaagaagaaaaaatatgtcAGTAAATATTATACCAACTTATATAACGCtgaagagaaaaaaaaatatgtagaTTTGTTACTTGATAATTCGAAATATATGAATGTCAAATTACCCAGAAATTTTTTCGAATTATACAAATTCCCCttagaaatattaaagCATTATTACAAAAA aacaatggaaaagaaaaagtGGTACCatgaaaatgaagaattaatgaagaaaatCGAATCTTTATCCTTTGATTGA
- a CDS encoding 60S ribosomal protein L27, putative yields the protein MGKLLKPGKVIIILNGRRAGKKAVIVNTYEGQTRERPYSYCLVAGIEKHPLKVNKSMSKKKIVKRSKVKAFIKCINVNHILPTRYQVANDFDIKSLASDDVLKSKNKKKEVKKLGKIFRDKFLEPVNKKTGEVSKDISFLHKKLYF from the exons ATGGGAAAATT ATTGAAACCAGGAAAAgttatcataatattaaacGGTCGTAGAGCTGGAAAAAAGGCAGTTATAGTAAACACTTATGAAGGTCAAACCCGTGAAAGACCATATAGTTACTGCTTAGTAGCTGGTATAGAAAAACATCCATTAAAAGTTAACAAAAGTATGTCCAAGAAAAAAATCGTAAAAAGATCAAAAGTTAAGGCctttataaaatgtattaaCGTAAATCATATCCTTCCAACAAG ATACCAAGTAGCTAATGATTTCGATATTAAAAGTTTAGCATCTGACGATGTCTTGAAAtccaaaaataaaaagaaggAAGTAAAAAAATTGGGAAAAATATTTAGAGACAA ATTTTTGGAACCAGTTAACAAAAAAACCGGAGAGGTTTCCAAGGATATTTCCTTCTTACACAAAAAgttgtatttttaa
- a CDS encoding apicoplast ribosomal protein S10 precursor, putative (transcript variant 2; alternatively spliced), protein MNVVIYIFSFLTLYNIFSSYVSNAFKIKYSPSFATFRVWKNDTRRISKLYNNLDKVNNDLKKKDIIKKWTENYHLRIILSSYFSDHLQKAIFNVKEKLSQYPQFIVAGPIPQKTIRKRFTFLRSPHVDKDSREQFEIKQYSCKLDIFLNSSVPIKNSEFVNFLSVKLPRFVGFEYYFEENYKGLSKEEVQKLKKKKYVSKYYTNLYNAEEKKKYVDLLLDNSKYMNVKLPRNFFELYKFPLEILKHYYKKTMEKKKWYHENEELMKKIESLSFD, encoded by the exons atgaatgtagtcatttatatcttttcctttttgacattatataatattttttcttcttatgTAAGTAATgcttttaaaataaaatattctcCAAGTTTTGCGACTTTTAGGGTGTGGAAAAATGATACAAGAAGGAtatcaaaattatataataat TTGGATAAAGTAAAtaatgatttaaaaaagaaagatataataaaaaaatggacTGAGAATTATCATTTACGAATAATATTAAGTTCTTATTTTTCTGATCATTTACAAAAAGCTATTTTTAATGTTAAGGAAAAATTAAGTCAATATCCTCAGTTCATTGTAGCAGGCCCAATTCCCCAAAAGACAATAAGAAAGAG ATTTACCTTTTTGAGATCTCCCCATGTGGATAAAGACAGTAGAGAGCAATTCGAAATAAAACAGTACTCTTGCAAATtagatatttttttgaactCATCTGTTCCTATAAAGAATTCTGAAT TTGTAAATTTCTTATCAGTGAAATTACCCAGATTTGTGGGTTTTGAATACTACTTTGAAGAGAATTATAAAGGTTTGTCAAAAGAAGAAGTACAAAAActaaagaagaaaaaatatgtcAGTAAATATTATACCAACTTATATAACGCtgaagagaaaaaaaaatatgtagaTTTGTTACTTGATAATTCGAAATATATGAATGTCAAATTACCCAGAAATTTTTTCGAATTATACAAATTCCCCttagaaatattaaagCATTATTACAAAAA aacaatggaaaagaaaaagtGGTACCatgaaaatgaagaattaatgaagaaaatCGAATCTTTATCCTTTGATTGA
- a CDS encoding inner membrane complex sub-compartment protein 3, putative gives MGNLCCSNNDIKNSKSNIDIFQDNEIYGDNEDWTLENWINKYKSGNSIKVAFPDGNEIQCNFRIFFKEKYFELSLDNKVRVIKFNDINCILHRNSCETLLESEQNLLKSPKVIGIRLISTLKAIAFSMDSPGEARIFNDFLQKYCLNA, from the coding sequence ATGGGAAATTTATGTTGTagtaataatgatataaaaaacagtaaatcaaatatagatatatttcAGGACAATGAGATATATGGAGATAATGAAGATTGGACATTAGAAAATTggataaataaatataagagTGGAAATAGTATAAAGGTTGCATTTCCTGATGGTAATGAAATTCAATGTAATTTTAGGATTTTTTTCaaggaaaaatattttgaattatCTTTAGATAACAAAGTACGagtaataaaatttaatgatataaattGTATACTTCACAGAAATAGTTGTGAAACCTTATTAGAATCTGaacaaaatttattaaaatctCCTAAAGTTATAGGTATTCGTTTAATAAGTACACTAAAGGCTATTGCATTTTCTATGGACAGTCCAGGAGAAGCAAGAATCTTTAACGATTTCttacaaaaatattgttTGAATGCATAA